The following nucleotide sequence is from Pseudomonas putida S13.1.2.
GGGGCCACCACGAAGCAGCCGTCCAGCATCGGTGCCAGGCGTTCGAACGAGGCAGCGTTATCCAGCCAGCCATGCAAGGCCAGTACGGGAATACCGTCTTCGGCGCCCCAGGTGCGGACCGCTATTTCAATACCATCGAGGTCGAGCAGGTGATCTTTCGGACTGCACAGCGAACGCATTGCAATTCTCCTTGGCTGCCTGCGCCTTAGCCTGCCTCACCCTCTCGCAGATCCCCCCTCGCTGCTAGCCCCTCACCGACCCGCGCATGCGCAGGACCGACCGTTGCCGACAACTATCTACCGCACCATGACGCCTTGATGAGCGTGGACTATCCGACCCCAACGCAAGAGATCGTTGCCATGACCCACCCCACGCCGTTACATCAAAGCCAGATAACCCGAACATTACCGAAATGGAGCAAGGTTCTTCACCCCGCACATACGCACAAGGTGCTGCAAAGCCTGCGCAAGGATTATCTGGCTGAAGATGGCTCCCCTTACTCGTGGTACGCCGCTGCCGATGAGCCAGCGCGTGAGCAGTTGCGCAGCGCTATCGAAACGCGGGACAAACGCCTGGTACAAGTCAGGCAGGCACTGGCGGGTTTCAAAGACATCATCGGCTTCTGTACCCCTCTGCTGACCGAGCGCTTGAAGGTGAGCGTGCCCGTAGACAGGGCGCAATATGTGTTCCAGCCCTTTGAACCCGATGCCAACATCTGGGTCGGCGTACCCGACGTAGAAACGCCCTTGGTCCCGCACCTTGAGGTGGATGTCCTGGCCACTCGCCCTGTGGGCGAACCGCAAACACGCAGCTTGCTGGAGGCAGCCCTGCACAACTTCGAGGGCCTGGCCGAAGTAGGGGCTTACAGCAGACTCACCAGCGCTGCGGGCAGCGCTACGCTCCTACCGGACCTGACAATGGCGGACTTCGTCAACCACTGCCGGGCCCTGGACCTTGGCAAACGCTATCAAGAGCACCTGCTGGCAACCCATGAGGGCGCCAATCGCGCCGAAGTCCAGCGCCGGTCGATAGCAGCAAGTCGCGAGGCCCTGAGGGTCCAGGCACTGATTGCAAAGCTCAAAGGCCTGCTGAGCAAACCTGGGCTCGATGCGCTTGGCCAACTGTGCGATGGCGAGCCTCACCCCACCTATGAAAAACAGCCACTGCATTGCTGGAACTTCAGCCTGTTCGGTATCCCCGTCCACGAAATACTGTTCATCGGGCCAGACAATCCTGACCGGAAAAACCCCTGTGTCCTGTATATGCCTGGCGATAGCGAGCATCCTATAAGGGAGTTTGCTTCTCGTCAGGAAGCCGGTAAACACCTGCGCAGCCGGCTATTGCAAAGCGAGTTTCGCCGAACCGTGGTGCATTTCGCCTACAAAGACAGGCAAAAGGAACTGGCCGACAAACTGGAACATGCGCTGTTCGAAACGGATGAAGCAGGCAGACGCAAACCCCGAAACATGCCCGTACTGCCTTTCACCCCCTCGCCAATCAGAACCGACCCTTGGGCGACCTTGTACAACGCACACCTTGCGCGCATGAAGGCCGACGCAAAAACCATTGCGGTCCCTACCGCCGAGGTCGACGCCAGGGCCCGCGACAAGCGCCTGAAGCACTGGCTTGAGCTGGGCATGAATATGCTGAACGTCGCCGCGTTTTTCGTGCCTGGGTTGAACACGGTCATGCTTGGCGTTTTCGCTTACGATCTGATGAGCTCGGTTTTCACCGGCTTCGAGGCCTGGGAACAAGGCGATACCCGGCAAGCACTGGCGCAGCTGGAGTCGTTGGCAATCAACGCGGCGGTGATTGCCGGTTTTGCCACGGGCGCCAAGATCGTCCAGGCGTCAGGCTTTGTGGATGCGCTGACAAGTGTGTGGCATGAAGACAAAGAACTGCTCTGGCACCCCGACATGACGCCCTATGCGAGCACAGCGGCTATCCCTGAAGGGGCCCAACCCGACTTGCTCGGCCACGTGCACATCGATGGGAAGACCTACCTGAAGCTGGATGGGACGCTGTACGAAGTGTTTCAGGACGCAGAACAACAATGGCACGTGCGTCACCCCGATGACGCGCAGGCTTATGCCCCACGCTTGCTGCACCATGGTAACGCCCGCTGGCAACTGGCCCATGAACAGCCTCTGGAATGGGACCGCGAACAACTCATGCGCCGCCTTGGCGGCTATGGTGCAGGCCTGGACGAGCGCGAACTGGACACCGCCCTGCGCAGTACCGGTACCGATCAAGCCGTGTTGCGCCGTGCCCACGCAGCCGGCCTGCGTCCACCCGCCTTGTTGCTCGACACGCTACAGCGCCTGCAACTGGACAACCAGGCACAACAGATCATCACCCGCGTACGCCATGGGCTGCCGCTGGCTGCGTACGAAAACTTTGCCTTGCCTGAGTTGCTGCGCCTGCCGGGCTGGCCTGAGGGGCACGTGCTCAAGGTTTACCAAGGGCCAGAGCCTTGGGGCGAATCTGTGCACTACGGCCCTGTCCACCCGGTTGGCCAGGTAGAAATCGAAGTTACCCGTAACGACCTGGACAATGGCCAGTTGAGCCAGACAGTGTTAGCTCAGATGGGTGAAAAAGCCGTTCTCCAGGTGCTCGGCGACACGCCGACCGAGCACCGATCATCCGCATTGAACAACCTGCTCGCAGAACACCTGGAACAACATCGCGGCGCTCTGCTAAGCAGCCTGCAACAAAGTCACCGCCCCACCCTCCCCCCAACCGCGCAACCGCTCGCCCGGCAGTTTCCCGGCCTGCCGGATAGCGCCCTTGAAGCATTGCTGGCCAACATCGGCAACGCCGAACGGGAAAGCCTGACAAACGGACGGGTGCCGCTTCGCATCGCCGAGGAAGCTCGCCTTCTGCAAGCTCGAGCGCGGCTTGACCGCGCCATCCTGGGCATTTTCAGGCCCAGCCTGGCCAACGACGACAGCCAGCGCCTGCAACAGGCGCTGCAAGCCGAACACCCGCAGGCTGACTCGGCCCAGTTGCTACAGCTTGCCCTTGGCGACCGCCAGCACTGCGCCTCACTGCTAGGCCAACAACCCATCAACCCCAGGTTCCGCTCGCCCTTGCGGTTGGCCAACGGCCAGCTTGGCTATCCCCTGAGCGGCCGTGGCTTGCACGGGCGAGCCTTGCCGGCCGCGCGTCGACTTCGGGCACTCTACCCCGAACTCAGCAGCCAGCAGATCAGCGTACTGCAAACCGAACTCGCCCAAGGGGGGGACCTGGGTAGCGCAATCAGCCAGCTGGAAGCCGAGCAGCGCGCCCTCAACCGTGATCTCAACCGCTGGGTTGGCACCTCGCGCACCCTGGATGAACGCTTTGATCGCCAGCAATTCACCGAGCGGCTGATGAGTGCTTCGCGGCGTGAAGGTGGCGCGCAACGCGCAGTGCTTGTGCTGAGCCACATGCAACTGGAAGCACTGCCAGCGTTCACTGCCCGTATGCCGCATATCCGGCAACTCGTCATTGATGGGTTGCAAATGCGGCGCCTGGAGGGTGGCTTCCTGGCAAACTTCCCTGACCTGGACACCCTGGAAATCATCGGCAACCCGGAGATTGACGCTGAAACATTGTTCGAGGCGCTCAAGTCTGCCCCACGGCTACGCGAACTGGGCCTGACAGGCAATGGCTTGACTACGCTTTCAGCCACTGCCCAGCAGGCCATCGGGGCGATGCCTGGCCTGCGGGTACTGGGCCTCAGCCGTAACCGGCTGCGGCTCGATGACGCCAGTCTTGCCTTCCTGACGCGCTTGCCCCTGGATGCACTCGGCCTGGGCCACAACCAGATCACACTGGATGAACGCCTTGCCGCCCAGTTTCAGGACATGATCCACCCCAAGGTGCTGCACATGCCTCGCAACCCATTGCAGCTGGCGCCCGACCTGCGCTTCATGGCCCGCCTCAGCCACCTGGACCTTGAGCGTTGCGAACTGCAGCAGTGGCCCGACAGCCTGACAATCCTCATGAGCCAGCCCCAGTACCAGCTGCGCTATCTGAACCTCTCCTCCAACCGTATTCGTACCGTGCCAGACTTGTCAGGTGTACTGCGCACCCCGTTCGCCCGCGATGTGGCCGCGCGCTTGCCCGAGCGCCGCTGGCTGTTCAACTACAACACACTGGAAGCCGAGGCACGTGCGCGCCTGGGCAGTAGTGGCGTCAATGTATTCGAGCACGCAGAAGACGTACCGCCGTGGCAAGGTTTTATCCGTGGCGGCGCGAGCAGTGCCGAAGAGCAGCTGTGGAGCGATCTGTTTGACCAAGGTGAAAACGCAGCGTTGCTGGGGGTGCTCGAACGTGTTGCCCAGTCGGCAGAAGCGCGGCGTGATGCCGAGGCGCTGAGGGAGCGTGTATGGGAGCTGCTGGATGATGCTGCCCACGACACCGTGTTGCGCGAACGCCTCGCCACCGTGGCCGGGGACTTCCCCCCAACCTGCGGCGACGCAGGAGCCGACGCCTTCAGTGCCTTGGAGATAGAAGTGCTGGCCCACCACGCTGCCGGTCATGCCGGTAGTCGGCCGGCCGATCTGCTGAACCTGTATCGAAAATTGTATCGACGCGATCAGGTCAATCAACTGGCGGACCGCATCAGCTGGAGACGGTCCTTGCGCAAGCAGGCGTTGCTCGATGATGCCTACGACGAAGATCTACCCTCATACGATGTGCTCGACGAGCCCTCTGCCTTTCCGGACTCCGCCCTGGAAACCGGGCTGGTGGACGATATCGAGCTGCGCCTGGCCTTGCGCCAGTCCTTGGCTACCGTGCTGGACTACCCTGAGCCCAGCAGCGGCATGCTGCACCGCAGCACGGCCAGGATCAACCGGGCAATCATCGACAAGGTGAAAGCTGCGGTCCTTGTGCTGGATACGGATGCCACCGCTCGAGAGCAATGGTTGAACCGGCAGCCGGGCTGGGTTGAGTACCTGAAGCGAGAGCATGCAGCGCAGTTCAGCCTGATTACCGACTTTTGGCGCCCAGGCCTGGACTACCTGTATTACTGCCTGGATGAAACCGCTGACCCGGTGACGTCCCTGGACAGTTCCTTGCTCCGAGCCCTGGCCAGCGTCATGCCTGAAAGCCCATTGGATGCCAGCGGCATTCTGCGACGCGTGGCGATCAACGAGCAGCAGTATCGCCAGGGGGTGGACGTGCTGACCGCCGAGCAGCAACAGGTTGAAACCGGTCTATTGACCAGCCTCACTCGCCAACTGCAGACACTCGGCAGTTAAACCGTACTCGGTCGCCGCGCAGGTCTTCAAAGAGGCCTGCCGGCCATCTACCTGGCAGAACACACGCCGACACCCGCATACGCCCGACCTGGGCAGGCAATTATCTACCGCACAGAGCGCCAGCGTATGCGGCCCCATAGCGGCTCCCGTCCATGGAGTGCCGACATGAGCCACACCCCTTATCACCACGCGCAAATGGTGCGAACCCTGCCCGGCTGGAGCAAGGCGTTGCACAGCGAGCATGCCAGCCAGATCATGGCGCGCTTGCACAAGGACTACCAGGACAGCCAGGGTAGTACCTGCGCCTGGTATCAACAGGCAGACGAACCCACCCGCCAGGCCCTTCGCCGCGCCATCGCCAAGCGTGATGCCAGCAACAGGGCCTTGCATGCAGCGCTCGGCAACCTACAGGGCGTGACCGAGTTCTGCGCCCCCTTGCTGCAAGCACAGCTCGACATCGACACCCCGGTCACCCAGGCGCAATACGTTTATCAAGCCACCACTGTGAAGCAACCAGGCGGGATGCCCGGGGGCCCGGCAGTGCCGCATGAGCAGGGCGAGATCGTGCCCAAGGGAGCCCCGCAATACCGCAGCCTGCTCGAAGCGGCCCTGCACAATTTCGAAGGCACTGCCGACACCACGCGGTTCAGCCGCCTGCAGCACAGCCGCCAGGACATCAGGTCCATGGCTGGGCTGACGGTGGCAGGCTTTATCGACCAATGTCGGGCGCTGAACCTGGGTCGGCGCTACCAGCAGCACCTTGACCAGGTCTTCGACGGAGCAAACAAAACCGCGTTGCAGCAGCTGGCTATCAACGCCCGGCGTGACGAGTTTCGTGTGCAAACCCGTATCGCTGCCTGCAAAGGCTACCTCAGCCCCGCCGGCTCTTGCGCGCTGCAAGGCCTGTGTGCCGAAAACGCCAACCCCACCTATCAAGGCCGCCCCCTGCGTTGCTGGCAGCTGCAGTTGTTTGGCATCCCGATACACGAACTGCTGTTCATCGCGCCCATGCAAAACCGCAAGCATGACCCGGTATTTCTCTACAACCCGGTGGATGGCGATGCGCTCAGGGAGTTCGCTTCGCTGGGCGATGCACGCAAGTACTTGCGCCAGCAACTGCTGCAGGACGGCTACCGCAAGCGCTTCGTCGCCCTGGCATTGCAATCACAACAGGCAACGTTGAACAAGCGGCTCGCGCGCGCCCTGTACAGCAACGCTGACCAGGATGACGGGGCACAGCTGAAACCTCGCAAGTCGATACACCTGGAATCCATCGACAGAAACCTGCCAGATGCCCCTTGGGCATTACTGGAATCCAGCCACCTTGCCCGCCTGAGAGCGGATGCTCGCCGGGTCGCGGTGCCCACCGAAGATGTCGACGCCAGGGTACGCTTGCAGAACATCGAATACTGGCTGGACCTGGGCATGACCGTGCTGAATGTGGCAGCGATGGTCGTGCCATGCCTGAACCCGATCATGCTGACCCTCGGCGCCGCGCAGATCATGGGCAGTGTGTTCGAGGGCATCTCGGCCTGGGAGGAAGGTGACAATGACGAGGCTGCAGCCCAGCTTGAATCGGTGTTGCTGAACATTGTGACGGTGGCTGCCGTAGGTGCCGGTAGCGTGGTGCTGAAGGCCTCCGGCTTCGTCGACGCCATGCAGAGCATCGTCAAGGATGGCAAGGACTACCTGTGGAACGCCACGTTGCAGGACCATGCAAGCCCGGTGTCGATTGCCGAAGACCTCGCACCGGATGTACAGGGCCGCTATACGGTGGACGGGCGCCACTACATACGCATCGAGGGCGTTGTGTACGAACAGTTGCAGGAACGCGGCCAATGGCGGATTCCTCACCCGCAAGACCCGCAGGCCTATCGGCCAGTGGTTCGGGACAATGGCGCAGGCGCGTGGCGCGCGGCACACGAGGTGCCACTGGAGTGGGATGACCTGCAGCTGTTGCGGCGCTTGGGGCCGATCAGTGAAGGGCTGGGTGACAGCGAGTTGCAGGCGGCACTGCAGTGCTCAGGGGTGCAAGGCAATGAACTTCGCCAAACCCAGGTCGCCGCGCAGCATCCCCCCGCCTTGCTGGCCGACGCACTCGACCGACTGAAAGCGCGAAACCAGGCCAGTCTGCCCGAAGAAGCCGGGCCACTGGCCAGGCAGTTCCCGGGCCTGACGCAGCGTGCCATTGGGCAGATCATGGCCAGGACCTGCGCCCGTGAACGTCTGCTATTGGGACAAGGCAGGGTACCCTTGCGCGTCGCCGAAGAAGCCCGGGCCTTGCAGGCACACGCCCGCCTGAGCAGGGCCTTGCTGGGGCTCTGGCGACCTGACCTGGCCACTGCCGACAGTGGCGTGCTGGATGCCGCGCTCAAAGCCGAGCACCCTGGCCTCGATGCACGACAACGTTATGAAATGGCGGTCGCCGATCGCCTGCATGCAGCCAGGCTGATCGGGCAGCAGCCGATCAGGCCAGGCTACCGTTCACCGATGCGCCTGGCCGATGGGCGCATCGGCTACCCACTCAGTGGAAGGCTGCCTTGGGCGAATACTGCAGATCGACGCCTGCGTGCGCTCTACCCTGGCCTGAGCGCAAGCGAGCGCAATACCTTGCGGGGCCAACTACGCCAGCGCGGTAGTGTCGCGGCGCAGCTCAGGGCGCTGGAGATCGAGCGTGACGCCCTCGACGTCACGCTGCGCACCTGGGTGAACCAGAGCACTGAAACCCAACGCGACAGCAGCGGCGTGGTCCGAGATCTGTTAAATGCAGCCTGGCGTCGTGACGACCCTGACAACCTGACGCTGCAGCTGCTGCACATCGACACGCTGCCATCGTTGCCGGCTCGCTTCGATCACATCACCACCCTGAACATTCGCGCCACCGGCATCCGCGAGCTGCCCGCAGACTTTTTCCAGAGCTTCCCCTCCCTGCGCACACTGCGCCTGGCGCTAAGCCCGGAACTCGACTTCGAAGGCCTGTTCCAGGCACTGGCCTGCACCCCGCAACTGGAAGTACTGGAACTGGGCAACAACCAGCTCGGCAGCCTGACCGAGGTGATGCGTCAGCGCCTGGGAGGCCTTACCCGCCTGCGCCGGTTGAGCCTGCGTCTGAACAGGTTGCAACTTGCCGAAGCCGACTTGCAGACCCTTGCACAACTCCCCCTCGAAAACCTTGATCTGGAGAACAACCACATTGTGCTGAGTGAAGCCCTGGCAGCACGTTTCGCCGGCCTGCGCAGCCTGCGCGACCTGCGCCTGACCAACAACCCACTGGGGCAGGCGCCCGACGTGAGCGGCCTGTCGTCCCTGGCCAACTTGCAGTTACGCAACTGCGGCCTGCGTGAATGGCCGCGCGGCCTCACCTCATTAATGACGCAGGCGGACCTGCAGTTGCGTCACCTCAGCCTGAGCTACAACCCGATCGAACAATTGCCGGACCTCGATCAGGTACTGACCAGTCCCTTTGCCGACGCCCTGCGTGTGCCAGGTCGCGATACCTTCTGGGACTTCAACGAAAACAACCTGGGCGCCGAAAGTATCCGCCGCCTGCGCACGGCTGGCGTCGAAGTGCACGGCGGCGATGAGCTGTCGGATATCAGTGTGGACTTCTGGCTCGTGGATGCCAGCCCGGAACAGGCGCAGCTCTGGGACGAGCTGTTCGAGGGTGACGCAAACCAGCATTTGCGCGAAGTGGTCGAACGCATGGCGCACTCGCGGCAAGCCGAGCGCAACGTGCGCGGGCTGAGCCGGCAGGTCTGGCAGCTGCTTGAACAGGCTGGGCGAGACGAGGCATTGCGCACCCATCTGGACAATGTCGCGCAAGACTACCCGCCCACCTGTGGCGACGCTGGTACCGATGCATTCAGTGCCCTCGAGCTCGAAGCCCAGGTGTTCAGGCAACTGGCCGAGGAAGCGGAGCGCCCTGTCTACCTGTTCAACTTTTTCCGAAACCTCTACCGCCGAGAAATGGTCAACGCCCTGGCCGAACGGATCCAGCTCGCCCGCCAGGCCCGCCAGGCGCGTTTGCTGGAGCTGGAACGGCTGCCCGCCCAGGCTCAGCCCGCAAGGCTCGACGTGCCTGAGCTGGACCGCCTGGACGAACTGAGTGACAACGCCCTACTCACTGGCGGCACGGACCTGATAGAAATACGCCTGGCCTTGCGCCAGTCACTGGCAGAACCGCTCAATTTCCCGGAAACCAGCCAAGGCATGCTCTATCGCCAAGAAGCGATGATCTCGGCACGTGTGGCCAGCAATGTCGAACGCGCTGTCCTGCGGCTCGACGATACCGCTACAGAACGCAGGGCCTGGGTTGCGCGGCAGCCCAGCTGGCAGCGTTACCTTGCCCAACGTTTCGCCAGCCGCTTCACAGCGCTTGACGAGCGTTGGTACCAAGGCATGCAGTACCTGGACTATTGCCTGGATGCCGAGAGCGAAGCGGTCACTTCGTTGGATGGCGCGGTGCTGCAGGCCCTCACCGACGCACTGCCCGCGCCACCGCTGGATGCAAACGGCCAACTGCACAGAATGGACCTGGGTAGCCAGGCTTACGACGTGGCCAGCCGGCGCCTGAATGCCGGGCGTGACCAACAACGCGAAGCGTTGTTTGAAACGCTCACCCGCGCGCAAGACCCGAACAACTGAAGCTCTTATTTGGACAGGTTTACCTGAAGTCTCTCAGTCAAGCCATTTGGGGCCGCTTTGCGGCCCTTCGCGGGCACGCCCGCTCCCACCAGGACGGCGCATTCCTGAACCTGTGGGAGCGGGCGTGCCCGCGAAGGGCTGCAGAGCAGCCCCGGTAATACCTGGATTTTGGCCTACTGCCCACGCAGGTCTTCGAAAAAGGCCTGCCTGCCATCCACCTGGCTCGACGCCCTTGGGGCAGCCGCCGCTTCACCATTGGCGGCCTCGACATGCCAGTAGCAGTGCTGTACCGCGCGGGTCACCGCCACGTAGGCAAGGCGCTGCACTTCTTCTTTCTGCGCCGTATCGAACGGTTGGGCATCACCGGCCTTGCCCAGACCGGCCTGGCGGTACACCTGGTTCTTGTAGGGCGAGCTGGTCAGGTACTGGCAGTCGCCCAGCATGAACACCGCATCGGCCTGCAAGCCCTTGGCACTGTGGTAGGTCAGCTGGCGCAGCCGGCGCTGTTCGGCCGGCAATGCTGCTTCGGCGTGCAGCACGCTTTGCAGGTGCTCGTTCATCAAGGCCCTGTCGCTGCCCTTGCGGTACAGCATCATCACCGTCTCGCCCCGCTGGTAGTGCTCGATCAGCGTTTCCCCCAGGGCGGCCTCGTCACGGTCGAATACCTTGACCGCAGAGCCCGGCAATTCGGCTGCCGGGCCACTGGCGCGGGCTTTCTTGCCGGCAATCGCCGGGGTGCCTTTGACCAGGTGCTCGGCCGCGTCGATCACCTGCTGCTGGCAGCGGTAGTTGTCGACCAGCATCACCCGCGTGTTGGCCGGCGACGGGAAGGCTTTGGTGAATTCCATGAAGTACTTGGGCGAACTGCCCCGCCAGCCATAGATCGACTGCCAGTCGTCACCCACGCACAGCAGCGACGAATGCTGGGCATGGCGCCCGGTGTGCATGGTCGGGCCACGTCGGCGGATTTCAGCAAGGCTGGCGCGCAGCCAGCTGACGATCTGCGGCGACACGTCCTGGAACTCGTCGATCATCAGGTGTGCCAGAGGCCGCAACAACGGGTCGGGCAGCAGTTGCAGGTTTTCCGGGTTGTTCTCGCTGAACAGGGCGAACATGCGGTTGTAGCTCATCACCGGCGGCGACTGATCCAGCAGGTGTGCTTCCAGGGCCTTCCAGTACAGGGCCAGGGCCTCGAAAAACAAGGCATCGCTGTCGCCAGACGGGAAGCTCATCGCCGCCACCGCGTTGTTCACGTCCAGGCCAAGGTTCTCGATGAAGTTGGCCGCGCCGACAAAGGCGTCCAGCAACGGCGCCGGTGCCAGCTCGCCCTTGACCTTGTACTCGAACCCCGGGCCGGCCACGGCATCGCCAGCCAGCGAAGCGGCCAGGCGGCGGGCCATGGCGTAATTGTCGAGCCAGATCAACGGCCGATCGCAGAAGGCCTGCAACAGGGTGCGCTTGACCGCCCACTCGGCACGCACCGCCAACTTGGCACCGGGGCGCTGGTACTGCGCGCTCTCTGCAGGGTCGAAGCCCAGCACGACCAGAGGCCCTTGGCCAGCCAGGCGGCCATGCACATGGAAGCGGCTGCCACGGATGTCGACAGTTTCGCGGCAAGGCTCGATGCCCTTGATTGGCCAGGCGCCGGCGGCGAACCACAGGTCCTCGATTACGTCGCACAATTCTTCGTCGCGCTGGGCCGCCAACTGGGTCACCTGTGCGCGCTTTTGCACGTCGGGGTTGTTCGGGTCCAGTGGTTTGAGTTGCAAGGCTTCGTTGCGCAACAGGCCGACCAGCTCGGCAAAACGCGGGCTCTCGCCCAGCACGCTGCTGTAGCACTGGTTCAGCTGCTGACGCTGGGCATCGTTAAGGCGCAGGTCGAACGGGTTGCTGTCCGCCTCGGCTTCACGCCCGGCAGGCATTTCGTTGCCCAGTGTTTCGAATGCGCGCACCTGGCCAAAGCCCGGCAGGCTGCGCACCAGCGGCAGGATGCGCGAATGGAAGGTACGCACCAGCTCGCGGGCCTGCACCGGTTGCAGGTTGATCTGCCATAAGGCAAATACCTGCAGCAGGCGCTTGATGAAGTCCTTGCGCGACTCGCGAGTGAACG
It contains:
- a CDS encoding NEL-type E3 ubiquitin ligase domain-containing protein; translated protein: MSVDYPTPTQEIVAMTHPTPLHQSQITRTLPKWSKVLHPAHTHKVLQSLRKDYLAEDGSPYSWYAAADEPAREQLRSAIETRDKRLVQVRQALAGFKDIIGFCTPLLTERLKVSVPVDRAQYVFQPFEPDANIWVGVPDVETPLVPHLEVDVLATRPVGEPQTRSLLEAALHNFEGLAEVGAYSRLTSAAGSATLLPDLTMADFVNHCRALDLGKRYQEHLLATHEGANRAEVQRRSIAASREALRVQALIAKLKGLLSKPGLDALGQLCDGEPHPTYEKQPLHCWNFSLFGIPVHEILFIGPDNPDRKNPCVLYMPGDSEHPIREFASRQEAGKHLRSRLLQSEFRRTVVHFAYKDRQKELADKLEHALFETDEAGRRKPRNMPVLPFTPSPIRTDPWATLYNAHLARMKADAKTIAVPTAEVDARARDKRLKHWLELGMNMLNVAAFFVPGLNTVMLGVFAYDLMSSVFTGFEAWEQGDTRQALAQLESLAINAAVIAGFATGAKIVQASGFVDALTSVWHEDKELLWHPDMTPYASTAAIPEGAQPDLLGHVHIDGKTYLKLDGTLYEVFQDAEQQWHVRHPDDAQAYAPRLLHHGNARWQLAHEQPLEWDREQLMRRLGGYGAGLDERELDTALRSTGTDQAVLRRAHAAGLRPPALLLDTLQRLQLDNQAQQIITRVRHGLPLAAYENFALPELLRLPGWPEGHVLKVYQGPEPWGESVHYGPVHPVGQVEIEVTRNDLDNGQLSQTVLAQMGEKAVLQVLGDTPTEHRSSALNNLLAEHLEQHRGALLSSLQQSHRPTLPPTAQPLARQFPGLPDSALEALLANIGNAERESLTNGRVPLRIAEEARLLQARARLDRAILGIFRPSLANDDSQRLQQALQAEHPQADSAQLLQLALGDRQHCASLLGQQPINPRFRSPLRLANGQLGYPLSGRGLHGRALPAARRLRALYPELSSQQISVLQTELAQGGDLGSAISQLEAEQRALNRDLNRWVGTSRTLDERFDRQQFTERLMSASRREGGAQRAVLVLSHMQLEALPAFTARMPHIRQLVIDGLQMRRLEGGFLANFPDLDTLEIIGNPEIDAETLFEALKSAPRLRELGLTGNGLTTLSATAQQAIGAMPGLRVLGLSRNRLRLDDASLAFLTRLPLDALGLGHNQITLDERLAAQFQDMIHPKVLHMPRNPLQLAPDLRFMARLSHLDLERCELQQWPDSLTILMSQPQYQLRYLNLSSNRIRTVPDLSGVLRTPFARDVAARLPERRWLFNYNTLEAEARARLGSSGVNVFEHAEDVPPWQGFIRGGASSAEEQLWSDLFDQGENAALLGVLERVAQSAEARRDAEALRERVWELLDDAAHDTVLRERLATVAGDFPPTCGDAGADAFSALEIEVLAHHAAGHAGSRPADLLNLYRKLYRRDQVNQLADRISWRRSLRKQALLDDAYDEDLPSYDVLDEPSAFPDSALETGLVDDIELRLALRQSLATVLDYPEPSSGMLHRSTARINRAIIDKVKAAVLVLDTDATAREQWLNRQPGWVEYLKREHAAQFSLITDFWRPGLDYLYYCLDETADPVTSLDSSLLRALASVMPESPLDASGILRRVAINEQQYRQGVDVLTAEQQQVETGLLTSLTRQLQTLGS
- a CDS encoding dermonecrotic toxin domain-containing protein, giving the protein MSHTPYHHAQMVRTLPGWSKALHSEHASQIMARLHKDYQDSQGSTCAWYQQADEPTRQALRRAIAKRDASNRALHAALGNLQGVTEFCAPLLQAQLDIDTPVTQAQYVYQATTVKQPGGMPGGPAVPHEQGEIVPKGAPQYRSLLEAALHNFEGTADTTRFSRLQHSRQDIRSMAGLTVAGFIDQCRALNLGRRYQQHLDQVFDGANKTALQQLAINARRDEFRVQTRIAACKGYLSPAGSCALQGLCAENANPTYQGRPLRCWQLQLFGIPIHELLFIAPMQNRKHDPVFLYNPVDGDALREFASLGDARKYLRQQLLQDGYRKRFVALALQSQQATLNKRLARALYSNADQDDGAQLKPRKSIHLESIDRNLPDAPWALLESSHLARLRADARRVAVPTEDVDARVRLQNIEYWLDLGMTVLNVAAMVVPCLNPIMLTLGAAQIMGSVFEGISAWEEGDNDEAAAQLESVLLNIVTVAAVGAGSVVLKASGFVDAMQSIVKDGKDYLWNATLQDHASPVSIAEDLAPDVQGRYTVDGRHYIRIEGVVYEQLQERGQWRIPHPQDPQAYRPVVRDNGAGAWRAAHEVPLEWDDLQLLRRLGPISEGLGDSELQAALQCSGVQGNELRQTQVAAQHPPALLADALDRLKARNQASLPEEAGPLARQFPGLTQRAIGQIMARTCARERLLLGQGRVPLRVAEEARALQAHARLSRALLGLWRPDLATADSGVLDAALKAEHPGLDARQRYEMAVADRLHAARLIGQQPIRPGYRSPMRLADGRIGYPLSGRLPWANTADRRLRALYPGLSASERNTLRGQLRQRGSVAAQLRALEIERDALDVTLRTWVNQSTETQRDSSGVVRDLLNAAWRRDDPDNLTLQLLHIDTLPSLPARFDHITTLNIRATGIRELPADFFQSFPSLRTLRLALSPELDFEGLFQALACTPQLEVLELGNNQLGSLTEVMRQRLGGLTRLRRLSLRLNRLQLAEADLQTLAQLPLENLDLENNHIVLSEALAARFAGLRSLRDLRLTNNPLGQAPDVSGLSSLANLQLRNCGLREWPRGLTSLMTQADLQLRHLSLSYNPIEQLPDLDQVLTSPFADALRVPGRDTFWDFNENNLGAESIRRLRTAGVEVHGGDELSDISVDFWLVDASPEQAQLWDELFEGDANQHLREVVERMAHSRQAERNVRGLSRQVWQLLEQAGRDEALRTHLDNVAQDYPPTCGDAGTDAFSALELEAQVFRQLAEEAERPVYLFNFFRNLYRREMVNALAERIQLARQARQARLLELERLPAQAQPARLDVPELDRLDELSDNALLTGGTDLIEIRLALRQSLAEPLNFPETSQGMLYRQEAMISARVASNVERAVLRLDDTATERRAWVARQPSWQRYLAQRFASRFTALDERWYQGMQYLDYCLDAESEAVTSLDGAVLQALTDALPAPPLDANGQLHRMDLGSQAYDVASRRLNAGRDQQREALFETLTRAQDPNN